The proteins below are encoded in one region of Mya arenaria isolate MELC-2E11 chromosome 15, ASM2691426v1:
- the LOC128219867 gene encoding uncharacterized protein LOC128219867, translated as MEYKGTKDVVSVTLPAFKDRFSLFELEMPANIPKETALKVAQSCHEQMFKTPVRMIVRQHVVNPQKALVMVAGSKLVKSFIDQMRNDGYSCGPDVTKQFLLRDGQRLILTCAGNIATSSGKKGMVKITYFTYMNEIKEPLQLHVIDMYKQRELQEYRGIVRLTVDNGTEFPDEQFDLIVTLPKIERQKTIFQGTRVRFPYYLTTLAGFLSRQVCENDEHSWKDVLLRIVGNKRELESLIRVAKRKVEDDNDAPSVCRVTLCDWMKATSKNDDKVHHILDMLDHHSLHDLHNKCSAFVQFQKEVMTDTALSEISSTTSKSANDLAVDLNLDKKAVDRCRKEYGQDNLVLHLLYEWRESDEAIKYGDRALDRLRSLCGV; from the exons ATGGAGTACAAGGGGACCAAAGATGTGGTATCCGTTACTCTGCCTGCCTTCAAGGATAGATTCAG tttatttgAACTTGAAATGCCTGCAAACATACCTAAGGAAACTGCTCTAAAGGTAGCTCAATCCTGCCAtgaacaaatgtttaagaccCCGGTGAGAATGATTGTACGGCAGCATGTAGTTAATCCCCAAAAAGCGTTAGTTATGGTCGCAGGCAGTAAACTTGTGAAGAGTTTCATTGATCAAATGAGGAATGATGGGTACAGTTGTG GTCCTGATGTAACCAAGCAGTTTCTGCTAAGAGACGGACAAAGGTTGATACTGACCTGCGCTGGAAACATTGCTACATCGTCAGGAAAGAAAGGGATG GTCAAGATAACATACTTCACCTATATGAACGAGATAAAAGAACCTCTGCAGTTACACGTGATCGACATGTACAAGCAAAGGGAACTCCAGGAATATCGAGGGATCGTTCGTCTGACAGTCGATAATGGGACAGAGTTTCCAGACGAacaatttgatttgattgtcACACTTCCAaag ATTGAGAGACAAAAGACGATATTTCAAGGGACACGCGTTCGATTTCCGTACTATC TCACCACCCTGGCTGGTTTTCTGAGCCGACAAGTTTGTGaaaatgatgaacactcttgGAAGGATGTCCTCCTTAGAATTGTGGGTAATAAACGTGAATTGGAGTCCTTAATCCGGGTTGCAAAGAGAAAAGTTGAAGACGACAACGATGCACCTTCTGTGTGCAGAGTTACTCTGTGTGATTGGATGAAGGCAACTTCGAAAAACGACGATAAG GTTCATCACATTTTAGATATGCTTGACCATCACAGCCTCCATGATTTACATAATAAATGCAGTGCATTTGTACAGTTCCAGAAAG AGGTGATGACGGACACCGCTCTTTCGGAAATATCGTCAACAACTAGCAAATCTGCTAATGATTTGGCAGTGGACCTGAATTTGGATAAAAAGGCTGTTGACAGATGCAGAAAGGAATATGGACAGGACAATTTAGTTCTTCATCTTTTGTACGAGTGGAGGGAATCGGATGAAGCCATCAAGTATGGCGATCGGGCCTTGGATAGGCTACGGTCACTGTGTGGTGTATGA
- the LOC128219220 gene encoding eukaryotic translation initiation factor 5B-like, which produces MEERQKIEEEERQRREEEERIKREEEERLKREAGERQRERQKKLDEEKFKREMERQMQEAEAREMERRRKEEEARAKRKDPNNWEPIVYNRPCDEVGGKKAFHSGVCCMVAAPPGNIAREDVECNASDELDDVIEILDDGEKPVSSIINIESKKGLVKSECPSRVYIPHCPVNSSSDELVLKVSVNGSDWETAGVVSPTRTMSENKRNIPVSNLVGIELSEFENIKIMVIARPRGQTVIVDKPGLNFNSITNKNVKLFMPRDAFPSRTEVRLVVSIL; this is translated from the exons ATGGAAGAAAGGCAAAAGATAGAAGAGGAAGAGCGACAGCGACGAGAAGAAGAAGAGAGAATAAAG AGAGAGGAAGAAGAACGTTTAAAAAGAGAAGCTGGAGAACGACAGAGAGAAAGGCAGAAGAAGCTAGATGAGGAGAAATTCAAACGGGAAATGGAACGACAAATGCAAGAAGCTGAGGCGAGAGAGATGGAACGGCGTAGAAAGGAGGAAGAGGCACGGGCCAAGAGAAAGGACCCCAACAATTGGGAGCCAATTGT ATACAACCGCCCTTGCGACGAAGTTGGAGGAAAGAAGGCGTTTCATTCTGGCGTATGTTGTATGGTAGCAGCGCCTCCGGGAAATATCGCGAGAGAAGATGTGGAATGTAACGCTAGTGACGAGCTTGATGACGTTATTGAGATTCTTGACGACGGTGAAAAACCGGTTAGCTCGATTATCAATATTGAGTCAAAGAAAGGACTAGTAAAATCAGAG TGTCCATCACGAGTATACATCCCGCACTGCCCAGTCAACAGTTCCAGTGACGAGCTGGTCCTGAAGGTTTCTGTGAACGGAAGCGACTGGGAAACAGCCGGGGTCGTTAGCCCAACTCGGACAATGTCGGAAAATAAG AGAAATATTCCAGTCAGCAACCTCGTCGGCATTGAGTTAAGCGAGTTTGAGAATATAAAGATCATGGTTATTGCAAGACCACGTGGTCAGACTGTGATTGTCGACAAACCTGGACTGAATTTCAATTCCATTACCAACAAGAATGTCAAACTGTTTATGCCAAGAGACGCCTTTCCATCAAGGACTGAAGTTCGGCTGGTTGTTagtatattatga
- the LOC128219221 gene encoding reticulocyte-binding protein homolog 2a-like, whose protein sequence is MTDIAALEILSSHIKSFQKLPDPPDSLSDAAFDNYKTSLEQSIDKAVKSVQDVSGYVENITKKLDELKKCLPEQVKRIQDAIKALFRRLVVAQPGGTLSNKHLKIKGTRRSANLKLIGALPVRLDVEGALPNASLEVEGALPNENLKVMQRIHDLEMKANELTNQRLFELISMTTSACARLKDGASLTMDDIDNLKGCLESWVKTKQESFEDEKRRKEEEKRRKEQEERRRREEDERRKQEEDEKKRQEEKEKKLRKDEERRSREEKERQRKEEEERQRREEEERKREEEEERKRQEQEERKQEEEKRKRQEEEERKRQRLREISREKMWNVTLVTSLMTLLRFLTTVKNRLAIIYIYMTQTRNKVLSCI, encoded by the exons ATGACCGACATAGCCGCACTGGAGATTTTGAGTAGCCATATAAAAAGTTTCCAGAAGCTTCCTGACCCGCCCGATTCCCTCAGTGATGCCGCGTTTGATAACTACAAAACAAGCTTGGAACAG TCGATTGATAAAGCTGTTAAATCCGTCCAAGATGTCAGCGGATACGTAGAAAACATCACCAAAAAGCTCGATGAACTGAAGAAATGTCTACCAGAACAAGTTAAACGAATACAAGATGCAATCAAGGCCTTGTTCAGGAGACTCGTCG TTGCGCAACCCGGAGGTACACTGTCTAACAAACATTTGAAGATTAAAGGTACACGGCGTAGCGcgaatttaaaattaataggTGCACTGCCTGTGAGATTGGATGTTGAAGGTGCACTGCCTAACGCGAGTTTGGAGGTTGAAGGTGCACTGCCTAACGAGAATTTGAAGGTTATGCAGAGAATACATGACTTGGAGATGAAGGCGAACGAGCTAACGAACCAACGTCTATTTGAGCTCATATCTATGACAACGTCTGCCTGTGCACGACTAAAAGACGGTGCATCTCTAACCATGGATGATATCGATAACTTGAAAG GTTGTCTAGAAAGCTgggttaaaacaaaacaagaaagtTTTGAAGATGAAAAACGTCgcaaagaagaagaaaaacgACGTAAAGAACAAGAAGAGAGGCGACGTCGCGAAGAAGACGAGAGGCGAAAACAGGAAGAAGATGAAAAGAAAAGACAAGAGGAAAAAGAGAAAAAACTG CGCAAGGATGAGGAGCGGAGAAGTCGGGAAGAGAAAGAAAGGCAAAGGAAAGAAGAGGAAGAGCGACAGAGACGAGAGGAAGAAGAGAGAAAAcgtgaagaagaagaagaaaggaAACGACAAGAGCAAGAAGAGAGAAAACAGGAAGAAGAAAAAAGGAAACGACAAGAGGAAGAAGAGCGAAAACGG cagcGCCTCCGGGAAATATCGCGAGAGAAGATGTGGAATGTAACACTAGTGACGAGCTTGATGACGTTATTGAGATTCTTGACGACGGTGAAAAACCGGCTAgctataatttatatatatatgactcaAACCAGAAACAAAGTTTTATCCTGTATTTAG